One Mycolicibacterium sarraceniae genomic window carries:
- a CDS encoding SMI1/KNR4 family protein, which translates to MVDDGAPLATATMTPGLSDDELARIEAEFGFEFADDHRAFLASGLPTGESWPDWRGAPRRSLQQRLRLPADGILFAVEWRGFWGSGWGARPARMKDALRSANYHLARVPQLVPVQSNHYLPAGRGSSGHPVLSVYQTDVTCCGADLFTYAEAGPPQSRTSTVEFWSDLIG; encoded by the coding sequence ATGGTCGACGACGGCGCCCCGCTTGCCACAGCGACGATGACGCCCGGTCTCAGCGACGACGAGCTGGCCCGCATCGAGGCTGAGTTCGGCTTCGAATTCGCCGATGACCATCGGGCGTTTCTGGCGTCGGGCTTGCCGACCGGCGAATCGTGGCCGGACTGGCGGGGTGCGCCGCGCCGGAGCTTGCAACAGCGATTGCGGTTGCCCGCCGACGGAATCCTGTTCGCCGTCGAGTGGCGGGGCTTCTGGGGTTCCGGGTGGGGTGCTCGTCCGGCCCGGATGAAGGACGCGCTGCGCAGCGCCAATTATCACCTCGCGCGGGTGCCGCAGTTAGTGCCGGTGCAGTCGAATCACTACCTCCCCGCCGGCCGCGGCAGCTCCGGCCACCCTGTACTGTCGGTGTATCAGACCGACGTAACCTGCTGTGGCGCTGATCTTTTCACTTATGCCGAGGCGGGTCCGCCGCAGTCCCGGACGTCGACGGTGGAGTTCTGGTCCGATCTGATCGGGTGA
- a CDS encoding IS3 family transposase: MVFDQGRIDAVWTSDITYLTCGEGDAFLCAIRDEHSRRVLGWSLADHMRTELVEAAVDAAVFIRAGNVAGTILHADRGGQFTSHDMAQVCSEHGLLRSMGATGICWDNAGAESLWSTVKHEYYKRHAFTTYANLTAGLDNYIRFYNHERRHSSLGMISPIDFEIASQPRQQSS; encoded by the coding sequence TTGGTCTTTGACCAAGGGCGTATCGATGCGGTGTGGACCTCTGATATCACGTACTTGACCTGCGGTGAAGGGGATGCCTTCCTGTGTGCGATTCGCGATGAACACTCGCGGCGGGTGTTGGGTTGGTCGCTGGCCGACCACATGCGCACTGAGCTGGTCGAAGCCGCCGTCGATGCTGCGGTGTTCATCCGCGCCGGCAACGTCGCCGGCACCATCCTGCATGCCGATCGAGGCGGTCAATTCACCAGCCACGACATGGCCCAGGTTTGTTCTGAGCATGGCTTACTGCGCTCTATGGGAGCGACCGGGATCTGCTGGGACAACGCCGGAGCCGAATCGCTATGGTCGACGGTCAAACATGAGTATTACAAACGCCACGCGTTCACCACGTACGCGAATCTTACTGCAGGACTTGACAATTACATCAGATTCTACAACCATGAAAGGCGACACAGTTCGTTAGGGATGATCTCACCCATCGACTTCGAGATCGCCTCACAGCCACGTCAGCAATCAAGCTAA
- the nrdF gene encoding class 1b ribonucleoside-diphosphate reductase subunit beta, producing MSDGAKLIDRATAINWNRVIDEKDAEVWDRLTGNFWLPEKVPVSNDIPSWGTLTADEKQLTMRVFTGLTLLDTIQSTVGSVSMIPDALTPHEEAVLTNITFMESVHAKSYSSIFSTLCSTTEIDEAFRWSEENVNLQRKAQIILDYYRGDDALKRKIASVFLEAFLFYSGFYLPMYWSSRAKLTNTADLIRLIIRDEAVHAYYIGYKFQKGYALASDERKQDLKDYAYELLYTLYENEIEYTQDLYDSVGLTEDVKKYLRYNANKALMNMGFEALFPRDETDVNPAILSALSPNADENHDFFSGSGSSYVIGKAVVTKDEDWDF from the coding sequence GTGAGCGATGGAGCGAAGCTGATCGACCGGGCAACGGCGATCAACTGGAACCGTGTCATTGACGAAAAGGACGCGGAAGTCTGGGATCGCTTGACCGGTAACTTCTGGCTACCGGAGAAGGTTCCGGTATCCAACGACATCCCATCGTGGGGCACGCTGACCGCCGACGAGAAACAGCTGACCATGCGGGTGTTCACCGGGCTGACGCTGCTGGACACCATCCAGAGCACGGTCGGCTCGGTCAGCATGATTCCCGACGCGCTGACCCCGCACGAAGAAGCGGTGCTGACCAACATCACGTTCATGGAGTCGGTGCACGCCAAGAGCTACAGCTCCATCTTCTCCACCCTGTGCTCGACCACCGAGATCGACGAAGCCTTCCGCTGGTCGGAAGAGAACGTCAACCTGCAGCGCAAGGCGCAGATCATCCTCGACTACTACCGCGGCGACGATGCACTCAAGCGCAAGATCGCCTCGGTCTTCCTCGAAGCGTTCCTGTTCTACTCCGGCTTCTACCTGCCGATGTACTGGTCGAGCCGGGCCAAGCTGACGAACACCGCCGACCTGATCCGGTTGATCATCCGTGACGAGGCTGTGCACGCCTACTACATCGGCTACAAGTTCCAGAAGGGTTACGCGCTGGCAAGCGACGAGCGCAAACAGGACCTCAAGGACTACGCCTACGAACTGCTGTACACGTTGTACGAGAACGAGATTGAGTACACGCAGGATCTGTACGACTCGGTCGGCCTGACCGAGGACGTCAAGAAGTACCTGCGCTACAACGCCAACAAGGCGTTGATGAACATGGGCTTCGAGGCGCTGTTCCCGCGCGACGAGACCGACGTGAATCCGGCGATCTTGTCCGCGCTGTCGCCGAACGCCGATGAGAACCACGACTTCTTCTCCGGGTCGGGCTCCAGCTACGTCATCGGCAAGGCCGTCGTCACCAAAGACGAGGACTGGGACTTCTAG
- the ygiD gene encoding 4,5-DOPA-extradiol-dioxygenase, protein MPAAFIGHGSPMNALERNRYTEAWRAFGQSVPRPRAILVVSAHWYINATAVTAMAVPRTIHDFYGFPAELFAMQYPAPGLPELAAEIADVVEPTWVGADIDSWGIDHGTWSVLVHAFPDASVPVVQLAINADKPLEYHLELGAKLAALGERGVLILGSGNIVHNLAAMDPALGDKGFDWAQRFDDHARAQLLTDPAEAARLREHGDYAAAVPTPDHFLPMLYFAGLALTHPIRSDQNSTVDVRDCGGPASA, encoded by the coding sequence ATGCCGGCGGCGTTCATCGGGCACGGCAGCCCGATGAACGCCCTGGAGCGCAACCGCTACACCGAGGCGTGGCGTGCGTTCGGCCAATCAGTCCCGCGCCCGCGGGCCATCCTCGTCGTCAGCGCGCACTGGTACATCAACGCCACTGCCGTCACCGCCATGGCGGTACCGCGAACCATCCACGACTTCTACGGATTTCCCGCTGAGCTCTTCGCGATGCAGTACCCGGCACCGGGCCTTCCGGAGCTGGCCGCCGAGATCGCCGACGTGGTCGAGCCGACCTGGGTCGGTGCCGATATCGACAGCTGGGGGATCGACCACGGCACCTGGTCGGTACTGGTGCACGCGTTCCCGGACGCGTCGGTGCCGGTGGTGCAGTTGGCCATCAACGCCGACAAGCCGCTGGAGTACCACCTCGAACTGGGAGCCAAGCTCGCGGCCTTGGGCGAACGTGGCGTGCTGATTCTGGGTAGCGGCAATATCGTCCACAACCTCGCGGCGATGGATCCAGCATTGGGCGACAAGGGATTCGACTGGGCCCAACGCTTCGATGACCACGCCCGCGCGCAACTGCTCACTGACCCCGCCGAGGCTGCCCGGCTGCGCGAGCATGGCGACTACGCTGCAGCCGTGCCCACCCCGGACCACTTCCTGCCGATGCTGTACTTCGCTGGGCTGGCACTGACTCACCCGATCAGATCGGACCAGAACTCCACCGTCGACGTCCGGGACTGCGGCGGACCCGCCTCGGCATAA
- a CDS encoding DUF5997 family protein, with amino-acid sequence MSRPNAQSMKPATAAKKLDVYLPATPAEFQENAITRDEVAALLADPPQWLKDLRKNGPHPKNLVAAKLGVSIAGLARGGVVEALTTEQIEAMVAEKPDWLIAERESYQAVLAEERRVKALHAEKARKS; translated from the coding sequence ATGAGCAGGCCAAACGCACAGTCCATGAAACCCGCCACGGCGGCGAAGAAGTTGGACGTCTACCTGCCGGCGACGCCTGCGGAGTTCCAGGAGAACGCGATCACCCGAGATGAGGTGGCCGCCCTCCTCGCCGACCCGCCGCAGTGGCTCAAGGACCTCCGCAAGAACGGGCCGCACCCGAAGAACCTCGTGGCCGCCAAGCTCGGCGTCTCGATCGCCGGCCTCGCGCGCGGAGGTGTGGTGGAAGCGCTCACCACCGAGCAGATCGAAGCGATGGTCGCAGAGAAGCCGGACTGGCTGATCGCCGAACGCGAGAGCTACCAGGCGGTGCTGGCTGAGGAGCGACGGGTGAAGGCGCTGCACGCGGAAAAGGCGCGCAAGAGCTGA
- a CDS encoding nucleotidyltransferase domain-containing protein, whose product MTGVGGEVLSASVIEERWDAWTPAQVARRLSAVVAPWCVTAGWAIDLVVGEVTREHSDVEISIPAAIR is encoded by the coding sequence ATGACCGGCGTCGGGGGAGAAGTGCTATCTGCGAGTGTGATCGAAGAACGCTGGGACGCCTGGACTCCAGCCCAAGTAGCGCGACGACTTTCGGCTGTGGTGGCGCCGTGGTGTGTGACCGCCGGGTGGGCGATTGACCTAGTCGTGGGCGAGGTGACTCGTGAGCACAGCGATGTCGAAATCTCGATTCCCGCAGCGATCCGATGA
- a CDS encoding flavin-containing monooxygenase — translation MTVAEPTVADTATEPVLTRALVIGTGFSGLGMGIELQRRGVDFLILEKADDVGGTWRDNSYPGCACDIPAHLYSFSFEPKPDWTYMWSLQPEILDYLRGVTDKHGLRRHIRFGAHVDRAHWDDAEFRWHVFTKDGREYIAQFLISGAGALHIPAVPEIEGLADFEGAAFHSAQWDHNVDLTGKRVAVIGTGASAIQLVPEIVDTVGELQLYQRTPAWVLPRSNNPIPARMREAFGTVPGARAALRTGIYWFQEALGFAMTGRPELLTLGEKAGKWNIRHQVRDRELRRRLTPKYRLGCKRVLFSDRYFRAIDKPHSELVTDSIARITPHGIVTADEHGRETERQTDVIVFATGFHVTDSYTYVAILGPGGEDLVDRWNREGVQAHRGIAVADMPNLFFLLGPNTGLGHNSVVFMIESQIRYVGQAIDAVEKAGAQALAPSRWAQDSFNAELQQRLGGAVWSTGGCSSWYLDEHGKNRTLWSGMTWQYWLATRSLKRTEYWFSG, via the coding sequence ATGACCGTTGCCGAACCGACCGTCGCCGACACCGCTACCGAACCCGTCCTGACCCGGGCGCTGGTCATCGGCACCGGGTTTTCTGGGCTGGGGATGGGGATCGAGTTGCAGCGCCGCGGCGTCGACTTCCTGATCCTGGAGAAGGCCGACGACGTCGGCGGAACCTGGCGCGATAACAGCTACCCGGGTTGCGCCTGCGACATCCCGGCGCACCTCTACTCGTTCTCCTTCGAGCCCAAACCCGACTGGACCTACATGTGGTCCCTGCAGCCGGAGATCCTCGACTACCTCAGGGGCGTGACCGACAAGCACGGTCTGCGCCGCCACATCCGCTTCGGCGCCCATGTGGACCGCGCCCACTGGGACGACGCCGAGTTCCGCTGGCACGTCTTCACCAAGGACGGCCGCGAGTACATCGCCCAGTTCCTGATCTCTGGCGCGGGCGCGCTGCACATCCCCGCCGTGCCCGAGATCGAGGGACTGGCCGACTTCGAGGGCGCGGCGTTCCACTCCGCGCAGTGGGACCACAACGTTGACCTCACCGGCAAGCGCGTCGCCGTCATCGGCACCGGTGCCAGCGCCATTCAACTGGTCCCGGAGATCGTGGACACGGTCGGCGAACTCCAGCTCTACCAGCGCACCCCGGCCTGGGTGCTGCCGCGCTCCAACAATCCCATCCCGGCCCGGATGCGCGAGGCGTTCGGGACGGTCCCCGGGGCTCGTGCGGCGCTGCGCACCGGCATCTACTGGTTCCAGGAGGCCCTCGGCTTCGCGATGACCGGCAGGCCCGAGCTGCTCACGCTGGGGGAGAAGGCCGGCAAGTGGAACATCCGCCACCAGGTCCGCGACCGTGAGCTACGACGCAGGCTAACCCCGAAGTACCGGCTCGGGTGCAAGCGAGTCCTGTTCTCCGACAGATACTTTCGTGCCATCGACAAGCCGCATTCCGAGCTGGTCACCGATTCGATCGCCCGGATCACCCCGCACGGCATCGTCACCGCCGACGAGCACGGTCGTGAGACCGAAAGGCAGACCGACGTCATCGTGTTCGCGACCGGTTTCCACGTCACCGACTCCTACACCTATGTCGCCATCTTGGGCCCCGGCGGCGAGGATCTGGTGGACCGCTGGAACCGGGAAGGTGTGCAGGCCCACCGTGGGATCGCTGTCGCGGATATGCCGAATCTGTTCTTCCTGCTCGGGCCCAACACCGGACTTGGCCACAACTCGGTGGTGTTCATGATCGAGTCGCAGATCCGCTACGTCGGCCAGGCGATCGATGCCGTCGAGAAGGCCGGGGCGCAGGCATTGGCACCCAGTCGGTGGGCGCAGGATTCGTTCAATGCCGAGTTGCAGCAGCGACTCGGCGGCGCGGTCTGGAGTACCGGCGGCTGCAGCAGCTGGTATCTCGACGAGCACGGCAAGAACCGCACCTTGTGGAGCGGGATGACGTGGCAGTACTGGTTGGCGACGCGATCCTTGAAGCGCACGGAGTACTGGTTCTCCGGCTGA
- a CDS encoding LysR family substrate-binding domain-containing protein, which translates to MTPPSLTLGYVPGATPAKWARTWAERHCDVRLTLRAVAAADAADDVRAGTVDVALLRLPTDTSGLSLIPLYEETTVAVVPTDHLLSAADEITAADLDGERILLPLDDVVAWADAPGAPIEHRPETTADAIELVAAGLGALIVPQSLARLYHRKDLTYRPIADASTCAVALAFPHGPPSALVEEFTGIVRGRKPGSSRGTAQPAPKRTAREKTLAKQAARAAAGKVARKPGPTKRRRP; encoded by the coding sequence GTGACCCCGCCCTCGCTCACCCTCGGGTACGTCCCCGGGGCGACGCCGGCGAAGTGGGCGCGGACCTGGGCAGAGCGCCACTGCGATGTTCGGCTGACGTTGCGGGCCGTCGCCGCCGCGGATGCGGCCGATGACGTACGGGCCGGCACCGTCGACGTGGCTTTGCTTCGGCTGCCGACCGATACCTCTGGGTTATCCCTCATCCCGCTCTACGAGGAGACGACAGTCGCGGTAGTGCCCACCGACCACCTTCTCAGTGCGGCCGACGAGATCACCGCCGCGGACCTCGACGGTGAGCGGATTCTGCTGCCACTCGACGACGTTGTCGCCTGGGCAGACGCTCCCGGCGCCCCGATCGAGCACCGGCCCGAAACCACCGCGGACGCAATAGAACTCGTGGCCGCGGGGCTCGGCGCGCTTATCGTGCCGCAATCACTGGCTCGGCTGTATCACCGCAAAGACCTCACGTATCGCCCAATCGCCGACGCGTCGACGTGTGCGGTGGCGCTGGCCTTTCCGCACGGGCCACCGTCGGCGCTGGTCGAGGAATTCACCGGGATCGTGCGTGGCCGCAAACCTGGTTCGTCACGGGGGACGGCCCAGCCGGCCCCGAAACGCACGGCACGAGAGAAAACGCTCGCCAAACAAGCCGCGCGAGCCGCCGCCGGCAAGGTGGCCCGCAAGCCGGGGCCGACCAAGCGGCGGCGACCGTAA
- a CDS encoding NAD(P)/FAD-dependent oxidoreductase: protein MTERFDLVIAGGGPSGAAAAWQAAQTGAKVVVLDKAEFPRDKPCGDGLTARAVSYLQKMGLAHEITQFHKISGVTVYSPSQWELSFPQRPGMPDYGRTASRAELDTMLLKHAESAGAVVRQGAEVAGPELDARGRVVGVILKNGEKVLGDAVIAADGAYSPLKRGLKIDSDYNGYSAIAIRSEMHANRPDSDRFEIYLKLLFQGDQLPGYGWIFPMGGGRFNIGLGYVNSYKNWQSINATHFFGDFLRTLPAEWELPSVEELKKNKSVRAWRLPMGFTAWPPWRPGVLFAGDSLGAGKPVSGAGISKALESGLAAGECAIAALENGGPDDFTNYQQRMEAAWGREYKRGRFFNKLAGIPKVSETGLKLLDNHTFRDFLLKSLYKKAQSPSHT from the coding sequence GTGACCGAGCGATTCGACCTGGTGATAGCCGGTGGAGGCCCATCGGGGGCGGCCGCGGCATGGCAGGCCGCGCAAACCGGCGCGAAAGTAGTGGTCCTCGACAAGGCGGAATTCCCCCGGGACAAGCCCTGTGGTGATGGCCTGACCGCGCGTGCGGTCAGCTATCTGCAAAAGATGGGCCTGGCCCACGAGATCACGCAGTTCCACAAGATCAGCGGAGTGACCGTCTACAGCCCGTCGCAGTGGGAGCTGTCGTTCCCGCAACGTCCCGGCATGCCCGACTACGGCCGCACCGCCAGCCGTGCCGAGCTGGACACGATGCTGCTCAAGCACGCCGAGTCGGCCGGTGCCGTGGTGCGTCAGGGCGCTGAAGTTGCCGGCCCCGAGCTCGACGCGCGCGGCCGGGTGGTCGGCGTCATCCTCAAGAACGGGGAGAAGGTCCTCGGCGACGCCGTCATCGCCGCCGACGGCGCCTACTCCCCCCTCAAGCGCGGCCTCAAGATCGACTCGGACTACAACGGCTACTCCGCCATCGCGATCCGCTCGGAGATGCATGCCAACCGGCCCGATTCCGACCGCTTCGAGATCTATCTCAAGCTGCTCTTCCAGGGCGACCAGCTGCCCGGCTACGGGTGGATCTTCCCGATGGGCGGCGGCCGGTTCAACATCGGCCTCGGCTACGTCAACAGCTACAAGAACTGGCAATCGATCAACGCCACGCACTTCTTCGGCGACTTCTTGCGCACGCTGCCCGCCGAGTGGGAGCTGCCCTCGGTCGAGGAACTGAAGAAGAACAAGTCCGTCCGGGCCTGGCGCCTGCCGATGGGCTTCACCGCCTGGCCGCCGTGGCGTCCCGGAGTGCTGTTTGCCGGCGACTCGCTGGGTGCGGGTAAGCCGGTGTCGGGTGCCGGCATCTCCAAGGCACTCGAATCCGGCTTGGCCGCCGGCGAATGCGCGATCGCTGCACTGGAAAACGGCGGACCCGACGACTTCACGAATTACCAACAGCGCATGGAAGCCGCGTGGGGCCGCGAATACAAGCGTGGACGCTTCTTCAACAAGCTCGCCGGAATTCCGAAGGTGTCAGAAACCGGGCTAAAACTGCTCGACAACCACACCTTCCGCGACTTCCTGCTCAAGTCGCTGTACAAGAAGGCGCAGAGCCCCTCGCATACCTAG
- a CDS encoding TetR/AcrR family transcriptional regulator — protein MRRVSRSRSGAEPGKVDARSERWREHRKKVRAEIVDAAFRSIDQHGPDVSLREIAEEAGTAKPKIYRHFTDKSDLFQAIGKRLRDMLWAAIFSNIDAATDPMREVIRRGVAEYVNLVEQHPNVLRFILQGRFPEQSESTQRALNEGHEITMAFAETFNNELSGMQLDPAALELAAAAAFGACSAATDWWLGPDPDSPRRMPTDEFINHLTTIMLGTVNGTADLLGVSLDPDRPIHNAMQRRAAAG, from the coding sequence GTGCGCAGAGTGTCCAGATCGCGATCCGGCGCAGAGCCGGGCAAGGTCGACGCCCGCAGTGAACGCTGGCGCGAGCACCGCAAGAAGGTGCGTGCCGAGATCGTCGACGCCGCCTTCCGGTCCATCGACCAGCATGGGCCCGACGTCTCCCTGCGCGAGATCGCCGAAGAGGCCGGCACCGCCAAGCCGAAGATCTACCGGCACTTCACCGACAAATCGGACCTGTTCCAGGCCATCGGCAAGCGGCTGCGCGACATGCTGTGGGCGGCCATCTTCTCCAATATCGACGCCGCGACCGACCCCATGCGGGAGGTCATCCGCCGTGGGGTGGCCGAGTACGTGAACCTGGTCGAACAGCACCCCAACGTGCTGCGGTTCATCCTGCAGGGCCGCTTCCCCGAACAATCGGAATCCACCCAGCGCGCACTCAACGAGGGTCACGAGATCACGATGGCATTCGCTGAGACCTTCAACAACGAGCTGAGCGGTATGCAGCTCGACCCCGCGGCACTGGAGCTGGCCGCCGCGGCGGCGTTCGGGGCATGCTCGGCAGCCACCGACTGGTGGCTGGGCCCCGACCCGGACAGCCCCCGTCGGATGCCGACCGACGAGTTCATCAACCACCTGACCACGATCATGTTGGGGACGGTCAACGGCACCGCCGACCTTCTCGGCGTCAGCCTCGATCCCGACCGCCCGATTCACAACGCGATGCAGCGGCGCGCAGCCGCGGGTTAA
- a CDS encoding transposase, protein MSRTRRSFTPEFKVEAARRVIDGGRSVTEVARELNVHENLLRKWVVAERVRAGAALDARELPPDGDRSAVEHAELVRLRAELAEKDRDIAFLKKSIGVLCGTATPVSRFELIAAECADHDISKLTELLGVSRSGFYAWAARQCRVELSAHQQWRRDLEVKILSHWKASRRTYGSPRITADLHAEGVTVSENTVAKVMAEMGVEGISPRTFKVKTTVVDPTASFPPDRVGRVFDPMPLTL, encoded by the coding sequence ATGTCTCGAACTCGTCGGTCGTTTACACCGGAGTTCAAAGTGGAGGCTGCTCGGCGGGTGATTGATGGTGGCCGATCGGTCACTGAGGTTGCCCGGGAGTTGAACGTTCATGAGAATCTGTTACGTAAATGGGTTGTAGCTGAACGGGTTCGGGCCGGTGCCGCTCTCGACGCGCGCGAGCTACCGCCGGACGGGGACCGGTCGGCGGTCGAGCACGCGGAGTTGGTGCGGTTACGTGCTGAGCTTGCCGAAAAGGACCGTGATATTGCGTTCCTGAAAAAAAGTATCGGCGTACTTTGCGGCACAGCAACACCGGTGAGTCGTTTCGAGCTCATCGCCGCGGAGTGCGCCGACCACGACATCTCGAAACTCACCGAGCTGCTGGGTGTTTCGCGGTCCGGTTTCTACGCGTGGGCGGCACGGCAATGCCGGGTCGAGCTGTCTGCGCACCAGCAGTGGCGCCGGGATCTGGAGGTGAAGATCCTGTCCCATTGGAAGGCCTCACGCCGCACGTACGGGTCGCCGCGGATCACTGCCGATCTGCATGCCGAAGGCGTCACCGTCTCGGAGAACACCGTCGCCAAGGTGATGGCCGAGATGGGCGTCGAAGGCATCAGCCCGCGCACGTTCAAGGTCAAGACCACCGTTGTCGATCCGACCGCATCGTTCCCGCCGGACCGGGTCGGCCGGGTCTTTGACCCAATGCCGTTAACTTTGTAG
- a CDS encoding IS3 family transposase (programmed frameshift): MPKEQSAGKPTARRYSPEEKAAAVRMVRALRAELGTEQGTVSRVARQLGYGVESVRSWVRQADIDEGCAPGVSSAESSRIKELEQEIRELKRANEILKRAASFFRGGARPPTQEIVDFIDAQREEFGVEPIITVLRSAGVVMAPSTYYDAKSRGPSARAQRDAELGPALVALWEDNYRVYGARKLWKTARRNGHDVGRDQVGRLMRAAGICGARRGKRVKTTKPDASAARHPDLVKRKFTATAPNQLWVTDLTFVPTWAGVAYACFIVDAYSRMIVGWRVAGHMRTSMVLDALEMARWSRGNLLAGLRCHSDAGSQFTSIRYGERLAEIGAVPSIGSIGDSFDNALAETVNGYYKAELIYGPARSGPWKTVEDVELATLSWVFWHNTNRLHGYLNDVPPAEFEATFYDAQRSDQHLVEIQ; this comes from the exons ATGCCGAAGGAACAGTCTGCCGGGAAGCCCACGGCGCGTCGTTACAGCCCGGAGGAGAAGGCCGCTGCGGTGCGGATGGTCCGGGCTCTGCGTGCCGAGTTGGGGACCGAGCAGGGAACCGTGTCGCGGGTGGCCCGCCAACTCGGCTACGGGGTGGAGTCGGTGCGGTCCTGGGTGCGTCAAGCCGATATTGACGAGGGATGCGCTCCGGGAGTGTCCAGCGCGGAGTCGTCACGGATCAAAGAGCTCGAGCAGGAGATCCGAGAACTCAAGCGTGCCAACGAAATACTGAAACGTGCGGCCAGTTTTTTTCGGGGCGGAGCTCGACCGCCAACACAAGAAATAGTCGATTTCATCGACGCCCAGCGCGAGGAGTTCGGGGTCGAGCCCATCATCACCGTCCTGCGATCGGCAGGCGTGGTGATGGCCCCGAGCACTTACTACGACGCCAAGTCCCGCGGTCCGTCGGCGCGCGCGCAACGTGACGCCGAACTGGGGCCGGCCCTGGTGGCCCTCTGGGAGGACAACTACCGCGTCTACGGGGCCCGCAAACTGTGGAAGACCGCCCGCCGAAATGGCCACGACGTGGGCCGCGATCAGGTGGGCCGGTTGATGCGGGCTGCCGGTATCTGCGGGGCACGGCGCGGTAAACGGGTCAAGACCACGAAGCCAGATGCCAGCGCTGCGCGGCACCCCGATCTGGTGAAGCGCAAGTTCACCGCGACCGCGCCGAACCAGCTTTGGGTGACGGATCTGACATTCGTGCCGACTTGGGCC GGCGTCGCGTACGCGTGTTTCATCGTCGATGCGTACTCCCGGATGATCGTGGGCTGGCGGGTGGCCGGCCATATGCGGACCTCGATGGTCCTCGACGCGTTGGAGATGGCGCGCTGGTCGCGCGGAAACCTGTTGGCGGGCTTGAGATGTCACTCCGATGCTGGGTCGCAGTTCACCTCCATTCGCTACGGCGAACGGCTCGCCGAGATCGGCGCGGTCCCCTCTATAGGTTCGATCGGGGACAGCTTCGATAACGCCTTGGCGGAGACGGTGAACGGCTACTACAAGGCCGAGCTGATCTACGGTCCCGCCCGCAGCGGGCCGTGGAAGACCGTCGAGGACGTCGAGCTGGCCACCCTCAGTTGGGTCTTCTGGCACAACACCAACCGCTTACACGGCTACCTCAACGACGTCCCGCCCGCTGAGTTCGAAGCCACGTTCTACGATGCCCAACGGAGCGACCAACACCTGGTCGAAATCCAATAG
- a CDS encoding phytanoyl-CoA dioxygenase family protein, translating to MTASTHVPATTSLAELADHPRRDGYVIVDNLVPGSLMDIIADESAPYLDATPMGYNAMIGRKSRRTGALVARSPGCRTLIGNPTILGVCKDFLGHAIAFQVMLTQVISIEPGESDQALHRDQNAFDFYPFPDDYHVQCNTLWAMTDYTADSVLLYSGKIVHSGAANRSQQVRRAINVNYCVGWVRQEENQFLSLPTEVARTLDDDLLKLIGYQEGAWAMGYFRDLEDPLRAIRGGNVAYGFDATKLNGHAGTAFADQLTHSE from the coding sequence ATGACCGCGTCGACGCACGTTCCGGCCACCACGTCCCTGGCTGAGCTTGCCGACCACCCGCGCCGCGATGGCTACGTCATTGTCGACAACCTGGTACCAGGGTCGTTGATGGACATCATCGCCGACGAATCGGCTCCGTACCTCGACGCGACGCCCATGGGCTACAACGCGATGATCGGCCGCAAGTCACGGCGTACCGGAGCGCTCGTCGCGCGTTCGCCGGGCTGCCGCACCCTGATTGGTAATCCGACGATTCTCGGTGTGTGCAAGGACTTTCTCGGCCACGCCATTGCTTTCCAGGTGATGCTCACCCAGGTCATCTCGATCGAGCCGGGCGAGTCCGACCAGGCCCTGCACCGCGACCAGAACGCCTTCGACTTCTACCCGTTTCCCGACGACTACCACGTGCAGTGCAACACGCTGTGGGCGATGACCGACTACACCGCGGATTCGGTGCTGCTCTACTCCGGAAAAATCGTGCACAGCGGTGCCGCCAACCGAAGTCAGCAGGTCCGCCGTGCCATCAACGTCAACTACTGCGTCGGCTGGGTCCGACAGGAGGAGAACCAATTCCTCTCGTTACCAACAGAAGTCGCACGCACACTCGATGACGACCTGCTCAAGCTGATCGGCTATCAGGAGGGTGCCTGGGCGATGGGTTACTTCCGCGACTTGGAGGACCCGCTGCGTGCGATCCGCGGAGGCAACGTCGCCTACGGCTTCGACGCGACCAAGCTCAACGGCCACGCCGGCACCGCGTTCGCCGACCAGCTCACCCATAGCGAGTAA